One region of Termitidicoccus mucosus genomic DNA includes:
- a CDS encoding GldG family protein, producing MKTGSKITAIVLVLVALVLVNYLAARLPLRVDATAGGIYTLSPGTKALLAKIETPVTIDFYFSRDISGLPTSYKNYASRVQELLRQYVRASSGKITLNVITPQPDTPEEERAAAAGLQAQTISTTGETIYFGIVAIQADQEKNIPALTPQREAFLEYDISQLIHGVQVLDRPRLGLITSLPLAGQQPDMQMMMMQRQRPPAPQFVYTEWSRSCEIVPIEPTAQELPADLAALAIIHPQGVTEKLEYAIDQFVLSGRPVLVAVDPSSDASRRAGGQQAMMMGMPPQNLSSDLPRLLKAWGVTYNPGEVVGDLKLATPINTGRSVERYPIWLSLAAENLNRDAQPTAQLNTLLFVEPGALAVDTAQTGLAATPLIETSDQAGNLSADSLMMPDPASIARQITPAGKKLLALQLTGKFKTAFPDGAPKAASAENDGDKPAEENKPAGDEAKPGDAAKPAAPALKEGASTVIVIADTDWLLDDFGIRRFNFLGSEAVEPLNDNLSFASNLADIITGSTDLVTLRGKANTERPFTVVRDMQADAQQKYQAKLGELETRLTEVQTKLGELMGKTSEGNRLVATPEMQKTIEDFQKQEIEMRRERREIRRSLREDIDALEYKLAALNLFSMPAIILLGAFLFHRSRRR from the coding sequence ATGAAAACCGGAAGCAAAATCACCGCCATCGTCCTCGTCCTTGTCGCGCTGGTCCTCGTCAATTATCTCGCCGCGCGCCTCCCGCTTCGCGTGGATGCCACCGCAGGCGGCATCTACACGCTTTCGCCGGGCACCAAGGCGCTCCTCGCGAAGATCGAGACTCCCGTGACGATTGATTTCTATTTCTCGCGCGATATATCCGGCCTGCCGACCTCCTACAAAAACTATGCCTCGCGCGTGCAGGAACTGCTCCGCCAGTATGTCCGCGCCTCCTCCGGAAAAATCACGCTGAATGTCATCACTCCGCAGCCGGATACGCCCGAGGAGGAACGCGCGGCCGCCGCGGGTCTCCAGGCCCAGACGATCTCCACGACCGGCGAAACGATCTATTTCGGCATCGTCGCCATCCAGGCCGACCAGGAAAAAAACATCCCCGCGCTCACGCCCCAGCGCGAGGCGTTCCTCGAATACGACATCTCCCAGCTCATCCACGGTGTGCAGGTGCTTGACCGGCCACGGCTCGGGCTCATCACCAGCCTTCCGCTCGCGGGCCAGCAACCCGACATGCAAATGATGATGATGCAACGCCAGCGCCCGCCTGCCCCGCAGTTTGTTTACACCGAGTGGAGCCGCTCCTGCGAAATCGTCCCGATCGAGCCCACGGCGCAGGAACTCCCCGCGGATCTCGCCGCCCTCGCCATCATTCATCCGCAAGGCGTCACCGAAAAACTCGAATACGCCATCGACCAGTTTGTCCTTTCCGGCCGCCCGGTTCTCGTGGCCGTCGATCCCTCCTCCGATGCCTCCCGCCGCGCGGGCGGCCAGCAGGCCATGATGATGGGCATGCCGCCGCAAAACCTCTCCAGCGACCTGCCACGTCTCCTCAAGGCATGGGGCGTCACCTACAACCCCGGCGAAGTCGTCGGCGACCTGAAACTCGCCACCCCGATCAACACCGGGCGCTCCGTCGAACGCTATCCCATCTGGCTCAGCCTCGCCGCGGAAAACCTGAACCGCGACGCCCAGCCCACCGCGCAACTCAACACGCTGCTCTTCGTCGAGCCCGGCGCGCTCGCCGTGGACACGGCGCAAACCGGCCTCGCCGCCACGCCGCTCATCGAAACCTCCGACCAGGCCGGCAACTTGTCCGCCGACTCCCTCATGATGCCGGATCCCGCCTCCATCGCCCGGCAGATCACGCCGGCCGGCAAAAAACTTCTCGCCCTCCAACTCACCGGCAAATTCAAAACCGCCTTCCCCGACGGCGCGCCCAAGGCGGCCTCCGCCGAAAACGACGGCGACAAGCCCGCCGAGGAAAACAAACCCGCCGGCGACGAGGCGAAACCCGGCGACGCGGCCAAACCCGCCGCGCCCGCGCTGAAGGAAGGCGCCTCCACGGTCATCGTCATCGCCGACACCGACTGGCTGCTCGACGACTTCGGCATCCGCCGCTTCAACTTCCTCGGCAGCGAGGCCGTCGAGCCGCTCAATGACAATCTCTCCTTCGCCAGCAACCTCGCAGACATCATCACCGGCTCCACCGATCTCGTCACCCTGCGTGGCAAGGCCAACACCGAGCGTCCCTTCACCGTCGTGCGCGACATGCAGGCCGATGCCCAGCAAAAATACCAGGCCAAGCTGGGCGAACTCGAAACCCGCCTGACCGAAGTCCAGACCAAGCTGGGCGAACTCATGGGCAAGACCTCCGAGGGCAACCGCCTCGTGGCCACGCCCGAGATGCAAAAGACCATCGAGGATTTCCAGAAGCAGGAAATCGAGATGCGCCGCGAGCGTCGCGAAATCCGCCGCTCGTTGCGCGAGGACATCGACGCGCTCGAATACAAGCTCGCCGCGCTCAATCTCTTCTCCATGCCGGCGATCATCCTGCTCGGCGCATTCCTTTTCCATCGCAGCCGGAGAAGATGA